A single Longimicrobiaceae bacterium DNA region contains:
- a CDS encoding pentapeptide repeat-containing protein, with translation MPSGQLKQALGQLFGRGAAGVAMPTPMNRAEVEAAVGEKRSLAGVDLSGVDLTGLSLAGMDLQGTNLQGANLRGVVLSGANLSDTRLSGVDLTGANLAGANLTDANCLRTGANPDQPVVLREANLVGAVMLGSNLAHADLSGANLEGAVLREANFNAADFTGARLVNANLDGVNLRRARLEGADLTGADLSTADLTRAACARASFAGATLRRASLAEADLQDCDFTGANLTETDLERSDLRRARVRDATVLRADFDDAKLEDADLSGLDTSTAYNLNG, from the coding sequence ATGCCGAGTGGACAGCTCAAGCAGGCTCTTGGACAGCTCTTCGGTAGAGGCGCCGCGGGGGTGGCGATGCCCACGCCGATGAATCGGGCGGAGGTGGAGGCGGCGGTCGGAGAGAAGCGGAGCCTCGCCGGTGTGGATCTGAGCGGCGTCGACCTCACCGGCCTCTCCCTGGCAGGTATGGATCTGCAGGGGACGAACCTCCAGGGAGCCAACCTGCGAGGGGTGGTCCTGAGCGGTGCGAACCTCAGCGACACGCGGCTCTCCGGGGTCGATCTGACGGGCGCCAACCTCGCCGGCGCGAACCTCACGGACGCTAACTGCCTCCGCACCGGGGCGAACCCGGATCAACCGGTGGTGTTACGTGAGGCCAATCTGGTTGGGGCGGTGATGCTCGGCTCCAACCTTGCGCACGCGGATCTCTCCGGGGCCAACCTGGAGGGCGCCGTCCTCAGGGAGGCGAACTTCAACGCCGCCGACTTCACGGGCGCCCGGCTGGTCAATGCGAACCTCGATGGGGTCAATCTACGCCGCGCGCGGCTCGAGGGCGCGGACCTGACCGGCGCCGATCTCTCCACCGCCGACCTGACCCGCGCTGCCTGCGCGCGCGCATCCTTCGCGGGGGCTACGCTGCGGCGCGCCAGTCTCGCCGAGGCCGACCTGCAGGACTGCGACTTCACCGGGGCAAACCTGACGGAGACCGACCTGGAGCGTAGCGATCTCCGCCGCGCGCGGGTTCGGGACGCGACCGTGCTGCGGGCCGACTTCGACGACGCGAAATTGGAGGATGCGGATCTATCCGGTCTCGATACGAGCACCGCATACAACCTGAACGGGTAG
- a CDS encoding YceI family protein: protein MLKKPSYVLLLLSASLSLAAFAWSTPRTTTAVPRAVIESHAAAAPIRLTVAPSGNVARYRVREQLVGRDLPNDAVGETSKVSGAIVIDESGKIVREESRIVVDVTALKSDSDRRDGYVQRRLLEGEQHPMVTFVPTEVHGLSGALPTSGTANLHLVGDLTVKGVTRPTAWQVTARFNGQQITGSASTAFTFDDFNLTQPRVPVLLSVADTIRLEYDFTLVREGETE, encoded by the coding sequence ATGTTGAAGAAACCGTCCTACGTCCTGCTGCTCCTCTCGGCGAGCCTGTCGCTCGCTGCCTTTGCCTGGTCCACGCCGCGCACGACCACGGCTGTGCCTCGAGCTGTGATCGAGTCTCACGCCGCGGCGGCACCCATACGGCTGACGGTGGCTCCCAGCGGCAACGTGGCTCGCTATCGCGTGCGGGAGCAGCTCGTGGGGCGAGATCTACCCAACGACGCCGTTGGCGAGACCAGCAAGGTGAGCGGCGCCATCGTAATCGACGAGTCCGGGAAGATCGTGCGCGAGGAGTCGCGGATCGTGGTGGACGTGACGGCGCTGAAGAGCGACTCGGATCGGCGGGACGGCTACGTGCAGCGCCGGCTGCTGGAGGGCGAGCAGCATCCGATGGTGACCTTCGTGCCCACCGAGGTGCACGGGCTCAGCGGAGCGCTCCCGACCAGCGGGACCGCGAATCTTCACCTGGTCGGCGACCTGACGGTGAAGGGCGTGACCCGGCCCACCGCCTGGCAGGTGACGGCTCGCTTCAACGGCCAGCAGATCACCGGCTCCGCCTCCACCGCCTTCACCTTCGATGACTTCAATCTGACCCAGCCGAGGGTACCGGTACTCCTCAGCGTGGCGGACACGATCCGGCTGGAATACGACTTTACGCTGGTGCGGGAGGGGGAGACGGAATAG